A genome region from Neptunomonas japonica JAMM 1380 includes the following:
- the dinB gene encoding DNA polymerase IV: MRKIIHCDCDCFFAAVEMRDNPEYTDIPLAIGGRADRRGVIATCNYPARAYGVRSAMATAHALKLCPALTVIPGRMEKYRHVSAQIMAIYRDVSSCIEPLSLDEAYLDVTDSKEHQGSATRIAQMLRERVVNETGITISAGVAPNKFLAKIASDWNKPNGIFVITPSEVDRFVQALPVGKLFGVGRKTAEKLKSINVQTCGDLRELSIAQLTESFGRFGQRLYELSRGIDEREIITDRVRKSISVEHTFASDLLSLDECLSHIPALSDELLQRFGKLKQQRSMQGLFVKLKFNDFSQTTIEHRSLIHNEELWSALMSQGYQRVNKPVRLLGVGFRLKDQEDESLQQLDLWS, translated from the coding sequence ATGAGAAAAATTATTCACTGTGATTGTGACTGCTTTTTTGCAGCTGTCGAAATGCGCGACAATCCTGAATATACAGATATTCCACTAGCGATTGGTGGACGTGCGGATAGGCGAGGGGTAATAGCGACATGTAACTACCCTGCACGTGCGTACGGTGTTCGTTCTGCTATGGCCACTGCTCATGCGCTTAAACTTTGCCCCGCATTGACGGTTATTCCTGGGCGGATGGAAAAATACCGACACGTATCGGCCCAAATTATGGCCATTTATCGTGACGTCTCAAGTTGTATTGAGCCCTTATCTTTAGACGAAGCGTATTTGGATGTGACTGACAGTAAAGAGCACCAAGGGAGTGCGACGCGTATAGCGCAGATGTTACGCGAAAGAGTCGTTAATGAAACGGGCATCACTATTTCAGCAGGTGTTGCCCCTAATAAGTTTCTAGCTAAAATAGCCAGTGATTGGAATAAACCCAATGGTATATTCGTCATAACACCCAGCGAGGTAGACCGTTTTGTGCAGGCTTTACCGGTTGGAAAGCTTTTTGGGGTAGGGCGCAAAACTGCTGAGAAACTCAAATCAATTAATGTGCAAACGTGTGGTGATTTGAGAGAGCTTTCAATCGCCCAGTTAACTGAAAGTTTTGGTCGTTTCGGACAAAGGCTTTATGAATTGAGTCGCGGTATTGACGAGCGTGAGATCATTACAGACAGGGTAAGGAAGTCTATTAGTGTTGAACATACTTTTGCAAGTGACCTTCTTTCCTTGGATGAGTGTTTATCTCATATACCTGCTTTAAGTGATGAATTACTGCAGCGCTTCGGTAAGCTTAAGCAGCAAAGGTCAATGCAAGGCTTGTTCGTTAAACTTAAATTTAATGATTTTAGCCAAACAACCATTGAACATCGTTCTTTAATACATAATGAAGAGCTATGGTCAGCTCTTATGAGCCAAGGCTACCAACGGGTGAATAAACCTGTCAGGCTACTCGGTGTTGGTTTTCGCTTAAAAGATCAAGAAGACGAGTCGCTACAGCAGCTAGATCTCTGGTCTTAA
- a CDS encoding SulP family inorganic anion transporter has protein sequence MFQLLVSKTQSMKNDVLSGLTVSLALVPEAVAFAFVAGVEPLVGLYAAFLIGLITATIGGRPGMISGATGALAVVMVSLVAQHGVEYLFATVVLMGILQMLAGAFRLGKFIRLVPHPVMLGFVNGLAIVIFLAQMKQFKFADETGAFQWLQGSEMGMMLGLVALTMAIIHFLPKLTRAIPSSLAAILVVSLLVIFLDLDTRTVQDVLANMTGNADATIAGGLPTFSIPSVPMTFETFYIILPYAVILAAIGLIESLLTLTLIDEVTETRGRGNKECVGQGVANIVTGFFGGMGGCAMIGQSMININSGGRGRASGISAALFLLAFIVVGASLIEMIPVAALVGVMFIVVIATFEWASFRLWGKVPKADLLVVLTVTVVTVMSDLAIAVVVGVIMSALMFAWKHAKHVEFETWTESEGKTKVYLSHGPLFFASAQSFRDNFKPKSDPDDVIIDFKDSQVMDHSGIEAIDAVAERYMAAGKTLHLRHLSSECVVLLEKAGSLVEINLIEDPDYKIADDRLA, from the coding sequence ATGTTTCAACTGCTCGTATCTAAAACTCAAAGTATGAAAAACGATGTGCTTTCTGGGTTAACTGTGTCTCTGGCGTTGGTGCCTGAAGCCGTTGCCTTTGCCTTTGTTGCCGGCGTCGAGCCTTTGGTGGGGCTATATGCAGCATTTCTTATTGGTTTAATTACTGCAACTATCGGTGGCCGCCCAGGGATGATTTCGGGTGCCACAGGGGCTCTTGCTGTTGTTATGGTAAGTTTGGTTGCTCAGCATGGCGTTGAGTATCTGTTTGCTACTGTGGTGTTAATGGGTATTTTACAAATGCTTGCAGGGGCGTTCCGGTTAGGGAAGTTTATCCGCTTAGTACCTCACCCCGTTATGCTGGGTTTTGTAAACGGTCTTGCCATCGTTATCTTCTTAGCGCAGATGAAGCAGTTTAAGTTTGCTGATGAAACAGGAGCGTTTCAATGGCTGCAGGGCAGTGAAATGGGCATGATGTTAGGGCTCGTTGCTTTAACCATGGCGATCATTCATTTTCTACCAAAATTAACACGTGCTATTCCATCATCACTAGCCGCTATTTTAGTGGTTTCTTTGCTGGTCATTTTCCTCGATTTAGACACGCGGACTGTCCAGGATGTACTGGCCAACATGACAGGTAATGCCGATGCTACGATAGCAGGTGGTTTACCTACTTTTAGTATTCCAAGCGTACCAATGACGTTTGAAACGTTTTATATCATCTTACCTTATGCTGTGATTTTAGCTGCGATTGGTTTGATTGAATCTTTACTAACATTGACCTTGATTGATGAAGTAACTGAAACTCGTGGGCGTGGTAATAAAGAGTGTGTGGGCCAGGGTGTTGCGAATATCGTCACAGGTTTCTTTGGCGGTATGGGTGGTTGCGCTATGATTGGTCAAAGTATGATCAATATTAATTCTGGTGGGCGAGGTCGCGCATCAGGTATTTCCGCAGCCCTCTTCTTGCTTGCTTTTATTGTCGTAGGTGCATCTCTTATCGAGATGATTCCCGTCGCTGCATTAGTTGGCGTGATGTTTATTGTTGTAATAGCAACGTTTGAGTGGGCTAGCTTTCGTTTGTGGGGCAAAGTGCCTAAAGCAGACTTACTGGTCGTGTTAACTGTTACAGTGGTCACTGTCATGAGTGATCTGGCTATCGCCGTTGTGGTGGGCGTTATCATGTCGGCTCTTATGTTCGCTTGGAAGCATGCTAAACATGTTGAGTTTGAAACATGGACTGAAAGTGAAGGGAAAACAAAAGTTTACCTTTCTCACGGGCCGCTGTTTTTTGCGTCAGCTCAAAGCTTTAGAGATAACTTTAAACCGAAAAGCGATCCTGATGATGTTATTATTGACTTCAAAGACTCGCAGGTAATGGATCATTCGGGTATTGAGGCTATTGATGCAGTAGCTGAGCGTTATATGGCGGCAGGGAAAACGTTGCACTTACGTCATTTGAGTTCAGAATGTGTTGTGTTGCTTGAGAAGGCAGGGAGTCTGGTTGAGATTAACTTGATAGAAGACCCCGATTATAAAATTGCAGACGACCGACTCGCATAG
- a CDS encoding HopJ type III effector protein: MTPEIFISQLMSQSSTSEKGGFEDTMAVIKEHFDYVPTAFTNGLSDKKVANDAGMNEGSCKIFAFGQLLELSEEQTLRCFGRFYQDVLNSPEGNDHGNIRNFMCDGWKGIHFEGQALTRK; this comes from the coding sequence ATGACACCTGAAATTTTCATTTCACAACTCATGTCTCAATCTAGCACATCAGAAAAGGGGGGTTTCGAAGACACCATGGCAGTCATCAAGGAGCATTTTGACTATGTGCCCACCGCTTTTACTAACGGTCTAAGTGACAAAAAAGTAGCTAATGATGCAGGTATGAATGAAGGCTCATGCAAAATATTTGCTTTTGGGCAACTATTAGAACTTAGTGAAGAGCAAACATTACGCTGCTTTGGTAGATTTTATCAGGATGTTCTTAACAGCCCTGAAGGTAATGATCACGGTAATATTCGGAACTTTATGTGTGATGGTTGGAAAGGTATTCACTTTGAAGGACAAGCACTCACTCGAAAGTAA
- a CDS encoding nucleoside deaminase — MEFDELIKLVKEYQINPQFRDEEAGFRCCELALAALQSGNYGVGAVLLDADGQVLVEEKNVVFSTQFCSSAHAEMRVLDQYEAYFIKEHPPALLKLVVSLEPCPMCLSRILLSGIGVVKYLVEDAAGGMVSHMSRMPPAWQNLASLQSFYHAHVSSELRQLAKKLSQHNLVYLRAALLQQRGSDA, encoded by the coding sequence ATGGAGTTTGATGAACTGATTAAACTTGTAAAAGAATATCAGATTAATCCACAGTTTCGTGATGAAGAAGCTGGCTTTCGTTGTTGTGAATTAGCGTTGGCTGCACTGCAATCAGGAAATTACGGCGTGGGTGCTGTGTTGTTAGATGCTGATGGTCAGGTCTTGGTAGAAGAAAAGAATGTTGTCTTTTCTACTCAGTTTTGCTCTTCCGCGCATGCAGAGATGAGAGTGCTTGATCAGTATGAGGCCTATTTTATAAAAGAGCACCCACCGGCTTTACTGAAGTTAGTCGTATCTTTGGAGCCTTGTCCTATGTGCCTATCCCGGATATTGCTGAGTGGTATTGGTGTAGTTAAGTACCTAGTAGAGGACGCTGCAGGCGGTATGGTGAGCCACATGAGCCGTATGCCTCCTGCCTGGCAAAACTTAGCAAGCCTGCAGTCGTTTTACCATGCGCATGTGAGCTCTGAGTTACGCCAGTTAGCGAAGAAGCTTTCTCAGCATAACCTTGTCTATTTGCGCGCGGCTCTATTACAACAACGCGGTAGCGATGCGTAA